Proteins encoded by one window of Panicum virgatum strain AP13 chromosome 7N, P.virgatum_v5, whole genome shotgun sequence:
- the LOC120682646 gene encoding histone H1-like codes for MPALAKPASRPAKTVAAPKPKPAAAKPKVAAGAAASHPPYFEMIKEAISALKERTGSSSHAIAKYMEDKHGPSLPANYKKMLSIQLRGFAAKGKLVKVKASYKLSDAAKKEAPKAKPAAAKTVAAKPAKAAAKPKKSAAAAKPKKTAAAAAGTKRKAPEKVVAKPKKSPAAKAKAKPKTVKSPASKKARKVAA; via the exons ATGCCTGCCCTCGCCAAGCCCGCCTCGCGCCCCGCCAAGACCGTCGCggcgccgaagccgaagcccgccgccgccaagcccaaggtcgcggccggcgccgccgcctcccacccGCCCTACTTCGAG ATGATCAAGGAGGCGATCTCGGCGCTCAAGGAGAGGACCGGCTCGAGCTCGCACGCCATCGCCAAGTACATGGAGGACAAGCACGGCCCGTCACTGCCGGCCAACTACAAGAAGATGCTCTCCATCCAGCTCCGCGGGTTCGCCGCCAAGGGCAAGCTCGTCAAGGTCAAGGCCTCCTACAAGCTCTCCGACGCCGCCAAGAAGGAGGCCCCCAAGGCCAAGCCCGCAGCCGCCAAGACCGTCGCGGCCAAGCCGGCCAAGGCCGCCGCGAAGCCGAagaagagcgccgccgccgcgaagccGAAGAagaccgcggccgccgccgccgggaccaAGCGCAAGGCGCCGGAGAAGGTCGTGGCGAAGCCGAAGAAGTCCCCTGCGGCGAAGGCCAAGGCTAAGCCCAAGACTGTCAAGTCCCCCGCCTCCAAGAAGGCCCGGAAGGTCGCCGCATGA
- the LOC120682486 gene encoding guard cell S-type anion channel SLAC1, producing the protein MEADPSSSTGQHEDDFRAAPPEDARQTAMSGPLNIRGERRPPPMQRAFSRQVSLGSGVTVLGMDRAGRNGGGRGQRALPRSGTSLGVLNHSGALGAAGGDGAARRGDFSMFRTKSTLSKQNSLLPTRIRESDLDLPTHVEDQSVGRPPAEDPLDKSVPAGRYFAALRGPELDEVRDYEDILLPKDEVWPFLLRFPIGCFGVCLGLGSQAILWGALAASPAMRFLHVTPMINVALWLLAVAVLVATSVTYALKCVFYFEAIRREYFHPVRVNFFFAPWIAAMFVTIGLPRAYAPEPPHPAVWCAFILPLFALELKIYGQWLSGGKRRLCKVANPSSHLSVVGNFVGAILAARVGWAEAGKFLWAIGVAHYIVVFVTLYQRLPTNEALPKELHPVYSMFIATPSAASLAWAAIYGSFDAVARTFFFMAIFLYLSLVVRINFFRGFRFSLAWWSYTFPMTTASLATVKYAEAEPCFASRALALSLSLMSTTMVSLLLVSTLLHAFLWRSLFPNDLAIAITKDRQNGAVKPSGKGKRTSKRVHDIKRWAKQAPLSLVSSITKTNSADKEEEEEKTE; encoded by the exons ATGGAGGCCGACCCTTCGTCTTCGACGGGCCAACACGAGGATGACTTCCGCGCGGCCCCGCCCGAGGACGCGAGGCAGACGGCGATGAGCGGGCCGCTCAACATCCGTGGCGAGCGGAGGCCGCCACCGATGCAGCGCGCCTTCAGCCGGCAGGTCTCCCTCGGCAGCGGCGTGACGGTGCTGGGCATGGACAGAGCGGGCAGGAACGGTGGCGGCAGGGGCCAGCGCGCCCTCCCGCGCAGCGGCACGAGCCTCGGGGTGCTCAACCACAGCGGCGCCcttggcgcggccggcggcgacggcgcggcgcgccggggcgACTTCAGCATGTTCCGGACCAAGTCGACGCTGAGCAAGCAGAACTCGCTGCTGCCGACGAGGATCAGGGAGTCCGACCTCGACCTGCCGACGCACGTCGAGGACCAGTCCGTCGGCAGGCCACCGGCGGAGGACCCGCTCGACAAGAGCGTCCCCGCCGGCCGCTACTTCGCCGCACTCCGCGGCCCTGAGCTCGACGAAGTCCGC GATTACGAGGACATCCTGCTGCCCAAGGACGAGGTGTGGCCGTTCCTGCTGCGGTTCCCGATCGGCTGCTTCGGTGTGTGCCTGGGCCTCGGCAGCCAGGCCATCCTATGGGGCGCGCTGGCGGCGAGCCCGGCGATGCGCTTCCTGCACGTGACCCCCATGATCAACGTCGCGCTGtggctgctcgccgtcgccgtgctcgTGGCGACGTCCGTCACCTACGCGCTCAAGTGCGTCTTCTACTTCGAGGCCATCCGGCGCGAGTACTTCCACCCGGTCCGCGTCAACTTCTTCTTCGCGCCGTGGATCGCGGCCATGTTCGTCACCATCGGCCTGCCCCGCGCCTACGCGCCGGAGCCGCCGCACCCGGCCGTGTGGTGCGCCTTCATCCTGCCGCTCTTCGCCCTCGAGCTCAAGATCTACGGGCAGTGGCTCTCCGGCGGCAAGCGGCGGCTGTGCAAGGTGGCCAACCCGTCGTCCCACCTCTCGGTGGTGGGCAACTTCGTCGGGGCCATCCTGGCGGCGAGGGTCGGGTGGGCGGAGGCCGGCAAGTTCCTCTGGGCCATCGGGGTCGCGCACTACATCGTCGTGTTCGTGACGCTGTACCAGCGGCTGCCCACCAACGAGGCGCTGCCCAAGGAGCTGCACCCGGTGTACTCCATGTTCATCGCCACGCCGTCCGCCGCGAGCCTCGCCTGGGCCGCGATCTACGGCAGCTTCGACGCCGTGGCGCGCACCTTCTTCTTCATGGCCATCTTCCTGTACCTGTCCCTCGTCGTGCGCATCAACTTCTTCCGCGGGTTCCG GTTCTCCCTGGCGTGGTGGTCGTACACGTTCCCGATGACGACGGCGTCGCTGGCCACCGTCAAGTACGCCGAGGCCGAGCCGTGCTTCGCGAGCAGAGCCCTCGCGCTGAGCCTCTCCCTCATGTCGACGACGATGGTGTCGCTGCTGCTCGTGTCGACGCTCCTGCACGCCTTCCTCTGGCGGTCGCTCTTCCCCAACGACCTGGCCATCGCCATCACCAAGGACCGGCAGAACGGCGCGGTGAAGCCGAGCGGCAAAGGGAAGAGGACCAGCAAGAGGGTGCACGACATCAAGCGATGGGCCAAGCAGGCGCCGCTCTCCCTCGTGTCCTCCATCACCAAGACCAACTCGGCcgacaaggaggaggaggaggagaaaacAGAATAA
- the LOC120684012 gene encoding uncharacterized protein LOC120684012 isoform X2: protein MWAWILFKELINPKAHIGEEYMIISMIQDRNRSGSRVDDKIAEACALFKSEDRKNRKFTLMHCWNILKDKPKWMERRKEITCAKKTSNKKQKATAISSLASGEPAAPDAGGSDAQPSGRLDGKKKEKKKLRQGRTIEAVEFLMEKKKEADRERELKKDERCNKAFALQEERLKLERERFEFHRKLEEDKIIYMDLSTMTFDDQQYFEDRKREIRERRFNN, encoded by the exons ATGTGGGCATGGATCCTATTCAAGGAGTTGATCAATCCCAAGGCACATATTGGGGAAGAATATATGATTATTTCCAT GATTCAGGATCGGAACCGGAGTGGTTCTAGAGTTGATGACAAG ATCGCAGAAGCTTGTGCACTATTCAAGTCAGAAGACAGGAAGAATAGGAAGTTTACCTTGATGCATTGCTGGAATATCCTGAAGGACAAGCCCAAGTGGATGGAGAGGCGGAAGGAAATTACTTGTGCCAAAAAAACAAGCAACAAGAAACAGAAGGCAACGGCCATTTCAAGTCTTGCATCAGGAGAACCTGCTGCCCCGGATGCCGGTGGTTCGGATGCTCAACCATCAGGAAGACTGGatggaaagaagaaagagaaaaagaagctAAGGCAGGGTAGAACCATTGAAGCAGTTGAGTTTCTAatggaaaagaagaaagaagctGACCGTGAGAGAGAGTTGAAGAAAGATGAGAGGTGCAACAAAGCCTTTGCTCTGCAGGAAGAAAGGCTCAAATTGGAGAGGGAAAGGTTTGAGTTCCATAGAAAGCTGGAAGAGGACAAAATTATTTATATGGATTTGAGCACAATGACCTTCGATGACCAGCAGTATTTTGAAGATCGTAAGAGAGAGATTCGGGAAAGGCGTTTCAATAACTAG
- the LOC120681279 gene encoding uncharacterized protein LOC120681279 gives MGYYLADGIYPSWATFVKTIPEPQGNKKKYFAKAQEACRKDVERAFGVLQSRFAIVRGPAHLWDEVTLHNIMMACIIMHNIIVEDERDNYDYNFDDKGQYVCNYEDMGERVTVSHDAAPELDAFIQNYKNIKSKETHTQLQADLIEHLWQNHENLYSIE, from the coding sequence ATGGGTTATTATCTAGCAGATGGGATATATCCGTCGTGGGCAACTTTTGTGAAGACCATTCCAGAGCCACAAGGTAATAAGAAAAAATACTTTGCAAAGGCACAAGAAGCTTGTCGAAAGGATGTTGAGAGGGCATTTGGGGTTCTCCAATCTCGCTTTGCTATTGTTCGTGGTCCAGCTCATTTGTGGGATGAAGTGACGCTCCATAATATTATGATGGCTTGCATCATAATGCATAACATTATTGTTGAAGACGAGCGTGATAACTATGATTACAACTTCGACGACAAGGGCCAATATGTATGCAACTACGAAGATATGGGAGAAAGGGTGACAGTTTCCCATGATGCTGCACCTGAACTTGATGCTTTCATTCAGAATTACAAAAATATCAAGAGCAAGGAAACCCACACTCAGCTTCAAGCGGACCTGATCGAGCACTTGTGGCAAAACCATGAAAATTTGTACTCCATTGAATAA
- the LOC120683899 gene encoding uncharacterized protein LOC120683899 produces the protein MESDDEFNQFVMNEVVDPSSSDDEDDPFFGATQMIIEDSANNPGRIGSVEGHDVLDRERLLYHALLYKDYFSDNPTFKAKTFRRRFRMRRHVFLRIMKAVEEHDDYFVQKRNAAGVLGLSCLQKVVAAFRMLAYGVPANALDEYIRIGESTALEALRKFVVAVVEVFGPEYMRRPNAQDTTRLLAIGASRGFPGMLGSIDCMHWSWKNCLAAWHEMYRGYKKEPTIILEAVASVDLWIWHARVAQ, from the exons ATGGAGTCCGATGATGAATTCAATCAGTTTGTGATGAATGAAGTGGTTGATCCCTCATCTTCGGATGATGAGGATGATCCTTTTTTTGGTGCCACACAAATGATCATTGAGGATTCGGCAAATAATCCGGGTCGAATTGGATCGGTTGAGGGACATGATGTACTGGATCGTGAAAGACTTTTATACCATGCTCTTCTTTACAAAGACTATTTCTCAGATAATCCTACGTTCAAAGCAAAGACTTTCAGACGGAG GTTTCGGATGAGGCGGCATGTATTTCTTCGCATAATGAAGGCTGTTGAGGAACATGACGACTATTTCGTGCAGAAGAGGAATGCAGCTGGTGTGCTAGGACTATCTTGTCTACAGAAGGTCGTTGCGGCTTTTCGTATGTTAGCTTATGGAGTTCCGGCTAATGCTTTGGATGAGTACATTCGTATTGGTGAGAGCACCGCTCTAGAAGCTTTGAGAAAGTTTGTAGTAGCTGTTGTTGAGGTCTTTGGACCAGAGTACATGAGGAGGCCTAACGCACAAGATACAACTAGGTTACTTGCAATTGGAGCGAGCAGAGGATTTCCTGGTATGCTTGGGTCCATAGATTGTATGCATTGGAGCTGGAAAAACTGTCTGGCTGCATGGCACGAGATGTACAGGGGCTACAAAAAGGAGCCTACAATTATATTGGAAGCAGTTGCATCTGTAGATTTATGGATATGGCATGCCAGGGTCGCACAATGA
- the LOC120683258 gene encoding 4-hydroxy-tetrahydrodipicolinate synthase, chloroplastic-like isoform X1, whose translation MVLPTANPGVRLVGRKEAPAPGLGSASRLAPPRLAAVAPHRTGRGWFSVAAITLDNYLPMQSTEVKNRTSTGEITSLRLITAVKTPYLPDGRFDLEAYDCLLNMQIQGGAEGVIVGGTTGEGHLMSWDEHIMLIGHTINCFGTRIKVIGNTGSNSTREAVHATEQGFAVGMDAALHINPYYGKTSTEGLISHFEAVLPMGPTIIYNVPSRSGQDISPEIIEAISGYSNMAGVKECVGHERVKCYTDKGITIWSGNDDECHDSRWKYGATGVISVASNLVPGLMYSLMYEGENAVLNEKLLPLMKWLFCQPNPIALNTALAQLGVARPVFRLPYVPLPLEKRIEFVRIVEAIGRENFVGQQEARVLDDDDFVLISRY comes from the exons ATGGTGCTGCCGACGGCTAACCCGGGCGTCCGTCTCGTCGGCCGGAAGGAGGCCCCCGCGCCGGGCCTGGGGTCGGCGTCGCGGCTAGcaccgcctcgcctcgccgcggtCGCCCCGCACAG GACTGGCAGAGGGTGGTTTTCAGTGGCAGCCATCACTCTAGATAACTATCTTCCAATGCAAAGTACTGAAGTGAAAAATCG GACATCAACAGGCGAAATCACAAGTCTAAGACTAATCACAGCTGTCAAAACTCCCTATTTGCCAGATGGAAGATTTGATCTCGAAGCGTATGATTGTTTGTTAAACATGCAGATACAGGGTGGTGCTGAAGGTGTAATAGTTGGTGGAACAACAGGAGAGGGTCACCTTATGAGCTGGGATGAACACATCATGCTAATTGGGCATACTATTAACTGCTTTGGCACTAGAATTAAAGTGATTGGTAACACAGGAAGTAACTCAACTAGAGAGGCTGTTCACGCTACAGAGCAGGGATTTGCTGTTGGCATGGATGCTGCTCTCCACATCAATCCTTACTACGGGAAGACCTCAACTGAAGGATTGATCTCTCATTTCGAGGCTGTGCTTCCGATGGGTCCAACTATAATTTATAATGTGCCATCAAGGAGTGGCCAGGATATTTCCCCTGAAATTATTGAGGCAATTTCAGGATACTCAAACATGGCAGGTGTGAAAGAATGTGTTGGACACGAGAGGGTTAAGTGCTATACTGACAAGGGTATTACAATATGGAGCGGCAACGATGATGAATGCCATGATTCTAGGTGGAAATATGGTGCTACTGGAGTCATTTCTGTAGCAAGCAACCTTGTTCCTGGTCTCATGTACAGTCTCATGTATGAAGGTGAGAATGCAGTGCTAAATGAGAAGTTGTTGCCTTTGATGAAATGGTTATTTTGCCAGCCGAATCCCATAGCGCTCAACACTGCTCTGGCTCAGCTTGGGGTGGCAAGGCCCGTTTTCAGATTGCCTTATGTTCCCCTTCCTCTTGAAAAGAGGATTGAGTTTGTCCGGATTGTTGAAGCTATTGGACGGGAAAACTTTGTGGGACAACAAGAGGCACGGGTTCTCGATGATGACGATTTTGTTTTGATCAGTAGGTATTAA
- the LOC120684012 gene encoding uncharacterized protein LOC120684012 isoform X1: MWAWILFKELINPKAHIGEEYMIISMIQDRNRSGSRVDDKVYALFQLYDHYLMFILFSNLQIAEACALFKSEDRKNRKFTLMHCWNILKDKPKWMERRKEITCAKKTSNKKQKATAISSLASGEPAAPDAGGSDAQPSGRLDGKKKEKKKLRQGRTIEAVEFLMEKKKEADRERELKKDERCNKAFALQEERLKLERERFEFHRKLEEDKIIYMDLSTMTFDDQQYFEDRKREIRERRFNN, from the exons ATGTGGGCATGGATCCTATTCAAGGAGTTGATCAATCCCAAGGCACATATTGGGGAAGAATATATGATTATTTCCAT GATTCAGGATCGGAACCGGAGTGGTTCTAGAGTTGATGACAAGGTATACGCATTATTTCAGTTGTATGATCATTATTTGatgtttattttgttttcaaacTTGCAGATCGCAGAAGCTTGTGCACTATTCAAGTCAGAAGACAGGAAGAATAGGAAGTTTACCTTGATGCATTGCTGGAATATCCTGAAGGACAAGCCCAAGTGGATGGAGAGGCGGAAGGAAATTACTTGTGCCAAAAAAACAAGCAACAAGAAACAGAAGGCAACGGCCATTTCAAGTCTTGCATCAGGAGAACCTGCTGCCCCGGATGCCGGTGGTTCGGATGCTCAACCATCAGGAAGACTGGatggaaagaagaaagagaaaaagaagctAAGGCAGGGTAGAACCATTGAAGCAGTTGAGTTTCTAatggaaaagaagaaagaagctGACCGTGAGAGAGAGTTGAAGAAAGATGAGAGGTGCAACAAAGCCTTTGCTCTGCAGGAAGAAAGGCTCAAATTGGAGAGGGAAAGGTTTGAGTTCCATAGAAAGCTGGAAGAGGACAAAATTATTTATATGGATTTGAGCACAATGACCTTCGATGACCAGCAGTATTTTGAAGATCGTAAGAGAGAGATTCGGGAAAGGCGTTTCAATAACTAG
- the LOC120680505 gene encoding uncharacterized protein LOC120680505 yields the protein MTTERGSGGHRPAPSGSDRHHPAPRGSGRHRPPPHRAGACAALSAGLEHGRREHGAGESQAEHGTRRRLRRHPGLRQDHQADPRRRRGSGDRAEPLSHHPAARGRLVPVPVPALLVATGGDKEEHQSSPPKQRTGNEEEEEESNQQVMISVTQIYSVWRMR from the exons ATGACCACCGagcgcggatccggcggccaCCGCCCTGCTCCGAGCGGATCCGACCGCCACCACCCTGCTccgcgcggatccggccgccaccgccctccccCGCACCGCGCAGGCGCGTGCGCCGCTCTATCCGCCGGCCTGGAGCACGGCCGGAGGGAGCACGGAGCAGGGGAGAGCCAGGCCGAGCACGgcacacgccgccgcctccgtcggcACCCGGGCCTCCGCCAGGACCATCAAGCCGACCCACGTCGACGCCGAGGTTCAGGAGACCGGGCCGAGCCGCTGTCTCATCATCCAGCAGCGCGCGGGCGGCTtgtccccgtccccgtccccgcgcTCCTCGTCGCTACCGGCGGAGACAAAGAAGAACACCAATCGAGCCCTCCGAAGCAACGCACAGgcaacgaagaagaagaagaagaatcgaaTCAGCAG GTTATGATATCTGTAACCCAGATTTACTCGGTATGGAGGATGCGTTAG
- the LOC120683258 gene encoding 4-hydroxy-tetrahydrodipicolinate synthase, chloroplastic-like isoform X2 encodes MKSSYTTSGDCNWTSTGEITSLRLITAVKTPYLPDGRFDLEAYDCLLNMQIQGGAEGVIVGGTTGEGHLMSWDEHIMLIGHTINCFGTRIKVIGNTGSNSTREAVHATEQGFAVGMDAALHINPYYGKTSTEGLISHFEAVLPMGPTIIYNVPSRSGQDISPEIIEAISGYSNMAGVKECVGHERVKCYTDKGITIWSGNDDECHDSRWKYGATGVISVASNLVPGLMYSLMYEGENAVLNEKLLPLMKWLFCQPNPIALNTALAQLGVARPVFRLPYVPLPLEKRIEFVRIVEAIGRENFVGQQEARVLDDDDFVLISRY; translated from the exons ATGAAGTCATCCTATACAACTTCTGGTGACTGCAACTG GACATCAACAGGCGAAATCACAAGTCTAAGACTAATCACAGCTGTCAAAACTCCCTATTTGCCAGATGGAAGATTTGATCTCGAAGCGTATGATTGTTTGTTAAACATGCAGATACAGGGTGGTGCTGAAGGTGTAATAGTTGGTGGAACAACAGGAGAGGGTCACCTTATGAGCTGGGATGAACACATCATGCTAATTGGGCATACTATTAACTGCTTTGGCACTAGAATTAAAGTGATTGGTAACACAGGAAGTAACTCAACTAGAGAGGCTGTTCACGCTACAGAGCAGGGATTTGCTGTTGGCATGGATGCTGCTCTCCACATCAATCCTTACTACGGGAAGACCTCAACTGAAGGATTGATCTCTCATTTCGAGGCTGTGCTTCCGATGGGTCCAACTATAATTTATAATGTGCCATCAAGGAGTGGCCAGGATATTTCCCCTGAAATTATTGAGGCAATTTCAGGATACTCAAACATGGCAGGTGTGAAAGAATGTGTTGGACACGAGAGGGTTAAGTGCTATACTGACAAGGGTATTACAATATGGAGCGGCAACGATGATGAATGCCATGATTCTAGGTGGAAATATGGTGCTACTGGAGTCATTTCTGTAGCAAGCAACCTTGTTCCTGGTCTCATGTACAGTCTCATGTATGAAGGTGAGAATGCAGTGCTAAATGAGAAGTTGTTGCCTTTGATGAAATGGTTATTTTGCCAGCCGAATCCCATAGCGCTCAACACTGCTCTGGCTCAGCTTGGGGTGGCAAGGCCCGTTTTCAGATTGCCTTATGTTCCCCTTCCTCTTGAAAAGAGGATTGAGTTTGTCCGGATTGTTGAAGCTATTGGACGGGAAAACTTTGTGGGACAACAAGAGGCACGGGTTCTCGATGATGACGATTTTGTTTTGATCAGTAGGTATTAA